The Flavobacteriales bacterium genome includes a region encoding these proteins:
- a CDS encoding ABC transporter permease has protein sequence MNFLKYNRAKTLEIMDFSYFVGKKIATSSEKSFTRLIIRLAVAGVALSIAVMLLAVGVVKGFQNQIRNKVIGFDGHIHIRNLDLNQSRELKLIDFDPQIINALTKNPEIETVSPFCIKAGIINTDKEIEGMVFKGVPANYNWSFIKQNLTKGRLPNLSDSADTYEFLLSKSVSDKIGVDTGQNLEIYFIHNGKVRRRKMVLTGIFNTGLGEFDKTICFTDLRVIQRIYTTDYSKVSGYEVWIKNLDSLSPMTDWVDENIPMNMRAQDIESQHQIIFQWLHIVDSNAIIIIVLMGIVSMVNLITAFLILIIDRTQMIGILKALGAQNRQVLRIFLLKGILMILPGMIIGNVLGLGIAFLQTHFGILTLPEETYYMSVVPVMISWKHFVLINLGSLTISILIMFLPGVLVKFISPVKAIRFD, from the coding sequence TTGAATTTTTTAAAATATAACAGAGCTAAAACGCTCGAAATTATGGATTTCAGCTATTTTGTAGGGAAAAAAATTGCCACCAGTTCCGAAAAATCGTTCACACGATTAATCATTCGGTTGGCGGTTGCCGGTGTGGCGTTGAGCATAGCTGTAATGCTGTTGGCTGTGGGGGTTGTTAAGGGGTTTCAAAATCAAATTCGCAACAAGGTTATTGGTTTTGACGGACATATACATATTCGTAATCTTGATTTAAATCAAAGTCGTGAACTGAAGTTGATAGACTTTGACCCACAAATAATTAATGCTTTAACCAAAAATCCGGAAATTGAAACCGTTTCGCCATTTTGCATAAAAGCAGGCATTATCAATACCGACAAAGAAATTGAGGGAATGGTTTTTAAAGGCGTTCCGGCCAATTACAACTGGAGTTTTATCAAACAAAATTTAACCAAAGGCCGACTGCCCAATTTGAGCGATTCTGCCGACACCTACGAATTTCTACTCTCCAAATCGGTAAGCGACAAAATAGGGGTTGATACCGGACAGAATTTGGAAATTTACTTTATTCATAATGGAAAAGTGCGGCGGCGAAAAATGGTTTTAACCGGCATTTTCAATACAGGTTTGGGCGAGTTTGACAAAACCATTTGCTTTACTGATTTACGGGTTATTCAACGAATATACACCACTGATTACAGCAAAGTGAGCGGCTATGAAGTTTGGATAAAAAACCTCGATAGTTTATCTCCCATGACCGATTGGGTGGATGAAAATATACCCATGAATATGCGGGCTCAAGATATAGAATCGCAACATCAAATTATTTTTCAATGGCTTCATATTGTCGATTCAAACGCCATTATCATTATCGTTTTAATGGGCATTGTTTCCATGGTAAACCTTATTACGGCATTTTTAATTTTGATAATTGACCGCACTCAAATGATTGGAATTTTAAAAGCATTGGGTGCCCAAAACCGACAGGTGCTTCGCATATTCTTGCTTAAAGGCATATTAATGATTTTGCCCGGAATGATTATTGGCAACGTTTTGGGGCTTGGCATTGCCTTTTTACAAACACATTTTGGCATATTGACTCTTCCAGAAGAAACCTATTATATGTCGGTGGTACCTGTAATGATTTCATGGAAACATTTTGTTTTGATAAACTTAGGAAGCCTGACAATCAGCATTTTAATTATGTTTTTGCCGGGCGTTTTGGTAAAATTCATTTCTCCGGTCAAAGCAATTCGTTTCGACTAA
- a CDS encoding DUF1343 domain-containing protein — MVWIIAIGACGNSKGKSEAVIKMAEEKQTEILKPIEVGASQLDEYLPKLLGKKVALMVNQTSTIGKMHIVDTLLSKGVNIVKIFAPEHGFRGDHSAGAHVKSTIDEKTGLPIASLYGATKKPTAEMLKGVEVIVFDIQDVGVRFYTYISSMHYLMEACAENSIAMMVLDRPNPNGHYVDGPVLDIKFKSFIGMHPVPLVHGMTVGEFANMINGENWLTGGTSCQLEVIKCKNYTHDSMYQLPIRPSPNLPTMASVYLYPSLGLFEGTVMSIGRGTEHPFELLGKPNFGQGDFVFTPHKIPGVADEPKFENQECKGFILTEFANTYIKTNKKLYLEWLRLSYQECKTETTPFFISSFDKLAGNDVLQKQIKQGLTEAEIRQSWQPKLNEFKELRKKYLLY; from the coding sequence ATGGTTTGGATAATAGCCATAGGGGCGTGTGGAAATTCGAAAGGAAAATCGGAGGCGGTAATAAAAATGGCCGAAGAAAAGCAAACGGAAATTTTAAAACCAATAGAGGTAGGAGCAAGCCAATTGGATGAATATCTGCCTAAACTGTTGGGAAAAAAGGTGGCTCTGATGGTAAATCAAACCAGCACCATTGGCAAAATGCACATTGTGGACACCCTCTTGAGCAAAGGGGTAAACATTGTTAAAATATTTGCACCCGAACACGGTTTTAGGGGCGACCACAGTGCCGGAGCCCACGTAAAAAGCACAATCGATGAAAAGACGGGGCTGCCAATTGCTTCTCTTTATGGAGCCACCAAAAAACCAACCGCCGAAATGCTTAAAGGGGTTGAAGTTATTGTTTTTGATATCCAAGATGTTGGCGTTCGATTTTATACCTACATCAGCAGTATGCACTATTTAATGGAGGCCTGTGCCGAAAACTCTATTGCCATGATGGTATTGGATAGACCAAACCCCAACGGACATTATGTGGATGGCCCAGTGCTGGATATTAAATTCAAATCGTTTATTGGTATGCACCCTGTGCCATTGGTGCATGGCATGACGGTGGGTGAATTTGCCAATATGATAAATGGAGAAAATTGGTTGACAGGTGGCACAAGCTGTCAGCTTGAAGTAATAAAATGTAAAAATTATACGCATGATTCCATGTATCAACTACCCATTCGTCCATCGCCCAATTTGCCCACCATGGCATCCGTTTATTTATACCCTTCGCTTGGTTTGTTTGAAGGTACCGTAATGAGCATTGGCCGCGGAACCGAGCATCCGTTTGAATTGCTCGGAAAACCCAACTTTGGGCAAGGAGATTTTGTGTTTACACCACATAAAATTCCTGGGGTGGCAGACGAGCCCAAATTTGAAAACCAAGAGTGTAAAGGGTTTATTTTAACAGAGTTTGCCAATACTTATATCAAAACAAATAAAAAGCTCTATTTAGAATGGTTGAGGTTGAGCTATCAAGAATGTAAAACAGAAACTACCCCTTTCTTTATTTCTTCTTTTGATAAATTGGCTGGCAATGATGTACTTCAAAAACAAATAAAACAAGGATTGACAGAAGCCGAGATACGACAAAGTTGGCAACCTAAATTGAATGAATTTAAAGAGCTTCGAAAGAAATATTTGTTGTATTAA
- the porQ gene encoding type IX secretion system protein PorQ codes for MRKTHLTFLLLIFCSGAFAQLGGSYSFGFVNIDPTARTAALGSSLLADFGNDIGTAYHNPSTLNPKMNNMAALSYNNYLADINSGFAGYVKTIKNFGTMSGTMTYNDYGYFDKTDETGAIIGRFWANDYIFQVGYGNVWQQDDRFTYGINFKFLYSVYEKYVATAFAFDFAGAYHDTARLFDMAGIVRNLGYNVIPYQDIRVDLPLDLQFGISKKLKHNPLKFTAVAHNLQRFDISYVNTNARNKNIDLETGEVLNQKVSFGDKMMRHLNVGAELVFSDNFQVRGGYNHQRRKELAGETYKGSAGFSWGLGIAIKKFKLDYAMVTYFPGLNVNYITVSKNLSDFKRAKPENY; via the coding sequence ATGCGTAAAACCCATTTAACATTTCTTTTGCTAATCTTCTGCTCAGGGGCGTTTGCACAGCTTGGAGGCAGCTATTCGTTTGGTTTTGTAAACATTGACCCAACTGCAAGAACAGCGGCTTTGGGCAGTAGTTTGTTGGCCGATTTTGGAAACGACATTGGCACGGCATATCACAATCCATCCACGCTAAATCCAAAAATGAATAATATGGCTGCCTTGTCATACAACAACTATTTGGCCGATATAAATAGTGGTTTTGCAGGCTACGTAAAGACCATTAAAAACTTTGGAACCATGAGCGGAACAATGACCTATAATGATTATGGATATTTTGATAAAACGGATGAAACAGGAGCTATCATTGGCCGTTTTTGGGCAAACGATTACATTTTTCAAGTGGGCTACGGCAATGTTTGGCAGCAGGATGACCGATTTACCTACGGTATAAATTTTAAATTTTTATATTCGGTGTATGAAAAATATGTAGCCACGGCATTTGCTTTTGATTTTGCGGGAGCCTATCACGACACCGCTCGGCTGTTTGACATGGCCGGAATAGTTCGAAATTTGGGATACAATGTCATTCCATATCAAGATATTCGTGTTGACTTACCTCTTGATTTACAGTTTGGAATAAGCAAAAAGCTGAAACATAATCCGTTAAAATTTACGGCGGTTGCTCACAACCTTCAGCGTTTCGACATTAGTTATGTAAACACCAACGCCCGAAACAAAAACATTGATTTAGAAACGGGAGAGGTGTTAAACCAAAAAGTCAGTTTTGGAGATAAAATGATGCGACATTTAAATGTTGGTGCAGAGTTGGTTTTTTCTGATAATTTTCAGGTTCGGGGAGGATATAATCATCAACGTAGAAAAGAATTGGCGGGAGAAACTTATAAAGGCTCTGCCGGTTTTTCGTGGGGATTGGGAATTGCCATAAAAAAGTTTAAGTTGGATTATGCCATGGTTACCTATTTTCCGGGATTAAATGTAAACTACATAACTGTTTCAAAAAACTTATCCGATTTTAAACGAGCCAAACCGGAGAATTATTGA
- a CDS encoding geranylgeranylglycerol-phosphate geranylgeranyltransferase, with amino-acid sequence MNALKIFRPLNLAIIGLLQVLTFRFLDFESGYAFLTNPILWKLVASSIAISAAGYLFNDMLDTKTDSINKPEKMYIRFWNIKLAWLSFVLLNAFGLLLSNSINGSVFFIMFSVVNLMMIYSLWFKRWPFVGNLLVALFAGISIFVVYVAFLSQYPLGNISEEMPQYNQLIRYYAGFAFFITLIREMIKDLEDYQGDHETGAKTLPIVLGITTTRNLTLVLSVFILVVFAQINIYWFVPSFFQPLKWVVIGYQIVCVGVPLAAFCFNLSNARSTENFSFLSQLIKYVMITGFLSMLFL; translated from the coding sequence TTGAACGCACTCAAAATCTTTCGACCGCTAAACCTTGCCATTATTGGTTTGTTGCAGGTTTTAACCTTTCGTTTTTTAGATTTTGAATCGGGATATGCTTTTTTAACCAATCCCATTCTTTGGAAACTTGTCGCATCCTCCATAGCCATATCTGCAGCCGGATACTTGTTTAACGACATGTTGGATACAAAAACCGACAGCATCAATAAACCCGAAAAAATGTACATCCGGTTTTGGAATATTAAACTGGCTTGGTTGAGCTTCGTTTTGCTCAATGCCTTCGGATTATTGCTCTCCAACTCTATCAACGGAAGTGTTTTTTTCATCATGTTTTCGGTGGTCAATTTGATGATGATTTACTCCCTTTGGTTTAAACGCTGGCCATTTGTCGGCAATCTGTTGGTAGCCCTTTTTGCTGGTATTTCCATTTTTGTTGTTTACGTTGCGTTTCTTTCACAATATCCGTTGGGGAATATCAGCGAAGAAATGCCTCAATATAATCAACTCATCCGGTATTATGCGGGGTTTGCTTTTTTTATTACCCTTATTCGTGAAATGATAAAAGACCTCGAAGATTACCAAGGCGACCATGAAACAGGAGCCAAAACACTACCTATCGTCTTGGGCATTACAACCACCCGCAACCTCACTCTGGTTTTGTCGGTTTTCATTTTGGTAGTTTTCGCTCAAATCAATATCTACTGGTTTGTACCCTCCTTTTTTCAACCGTTAAAATGGGTCGTTATAGGTTATCAAATTGTTTGCGTTGGTGTGCCGCTGGCAGCATTTTGTTTTAATTTGTCAAACGCCCGTAGCACAGAAAACTTTTCTTTTTTAAGCCAACTTATTAAGTATGTTATGATTACCGGCTTTTTAAGTATGCTGTTTTTGTAA
- a CDS encoding peptide deformylase, which yields MILPIRAYGDSILRKKCKTITKDYPNLQQLIADMFETMDESDGVGLAAPQIGLDIRMFVIDSSLMHENEKDGIRKVFINAEMIDEYNDTWEFEEGCLSIPKIRENVARNGTIKLKFQDENFKTHEEIFDGLTARVIQHEYDHIEGILFIDHISALKRRLLKGKLADITAGKVSVNYRMKFPKK from the coding sequence ATGATTTTACCTATTAGGGCTTATGGCGACAGCATTTTACGTAAAAAATGCAAGACCATTACCAAAGATTACCCCAATCTGCAACAACTAATTGCCGACATGTTCGAAACCATGGACGAATCGGATGGTGTGGGTTTGGCTGCTCCTCAAATTGGACTTGATATTCGAATGTTTGTGATAGACAGCAGCCTTATGCACGAAAATGAAAAAGACGGTATCAGAAAAGTATTTATCAATGCCGAAATGATTGACGAATACAACGATACCTGGGAGTTTGAAGAAGGTTGCCTGAGCATACCAAAAATTAGAGAAAACGTGGCTCGAAACGGCACAATAAAACTAAAATTTCAAGACGAAAACTTTAAAACCCACGAAGAAATATTTGACGGACTTACCGCAAGAGTTATTCAACACGAATACGACCACATTGAAGGCATTTTGTTTATAGACCATATCTCGGCTTTAAAACGCCGACTTTTGAAAGGGAAATTGGCCGACATAACCGCCGGAAAAGTGTCTGTAAATTATCGAATGAAATTTCCAAAAAAATAA
- the ruvX gene encoding Holliday junction resolvase RuvX gives MPRILCIDFGMKRVGLAVTDPLQIIASPLTTVANSEVLDYLKEYCIKEEVETIVVGQPRRMSGELSAVETEILAFIEKLKAALPNHKIDRYDERFTSKIAKQALFDSGLKKKKRQDKSLLDSTSASLILQDYLTSKNDFTY, from the coding sequence ATGCCCCGAATACTCTGTATCGATTTTGGAATGAAACGCGTTGGATTGGCCGTGACCGACCCCTTGCAAATTATCGCCTCGCCGTTGACTACGGTCGCAAATAGCGAGGTGTTGGACTATCTGAAAGAATATTGCATCAAAGAAGAGGTGGAAACCATTGTGGTGGGCCAACCACGCCGCATGTCGGGCGAATTATCGGCGGTAGAAACAGAAATTTTAGCCTTTATAGAAAAACTAAAGGCAGCCTTGCCCAATCATAAAATAGACAGATACGATGAGCGTTTTACCTCTAAAATTGCAAAACAAGCCTTGTTCGACAGTGGTTTGAAAAAGAAAAAAAGGCAAGATAAGTCACTGTTGGATTCTACAAGTGCAAGTTTAATTTTGCAGGACTATTTAACAAGCAAGAATGATTTTACCTATTAG
- a CDS encoding energy transducer TonB, whose protein sequence is MKISYLIFFVALSTNVFAQSEDSTSQEIYEWFHVTEKAEFTGGDSAREKFIQDNIDIPEVVLNSDEDIHCLIIVRFVVNQDGALSNVHVEENMSPCKNEYLIDAAVEVVKKMPKWKPAMIDGKPVRMQFILPIRVNIDGETKPRKKKK, encoded by the coding sequence ATGAAAATCAGCTACTTAATATTTTTTGTTGCACTTTCTACAAATGTTTTTGCTCAAAGCGAAGACAGCACCTCTCAAGAAATTTATGAATGGTTTCACGTAACCGAAAAGGCTGAATTTACAGGAGGCGATTCGGCAAGAGAAAAATTTATTCAAGATAATATTGACATTCCTGAGGTAGTGCTGAACAGTGATGAAGATATACATTGTCTAATAATAGTTCGGTTTGTTGTGAACCAAGACGGAGCATTAAGCAATGTTCATGTTGAGGAAAATATGAGTCCATGTAAAAATGAATATCTAATAGATGCCGCAGTTGAAGTTGTCAAAAAGATGCCTAAATGGAAACCTGCCATGATTGATGGGAAACCCGTCAGGATGCAATTTATTTTACCCATTCGGGTAAACATTGATGGAGAAACTAAACCCAGAAAGAAGAAAAAATAA
- a CDS encoding TonB family protein, with translation MKNIILILLLAFSSGAIAQSEDSTTQENYEWYQVTERAEFPGGDSARQEFISKNMKIPEIALNSKKEINGTIFVKFIIEKDGSVSNVQLDTSKKTTPLGFGLEEAAIDVVKRMPKWKPATQGDKVVRMRFMMPIRIRIDSETPYIPKKKRKK, from the coding sequence ATGAAAAACATAATTCTAATCCTTTTATTAGCCTTTTCGTCAGGTGCAATTGCACAAAGTGAAGACAGCACCACTCAAGAAAATTATGAATGGTATCAGGTAACCGAAAGGGCTGAATTTCCGGGAGGGGACTCCGCAAGACAGGAGTTTATTTCTAAAAATATGAAAATTCCGGAAATTGCCCTGAACTCAAAGAAAGAAATAAACGGCACTATCTTTGTCAAGTTTATTATTGAAAAAGATGGGAGTGTCAGCAATGTTCAATTGGATACTTCAAAAAAAACAACTCCTTTAGGCTTTGGGTTAGAAGAAGCCGCCATTGACGTGGTTAAACGTATGCCAAAATGGAAACCTGCTACTCAAGGAGATAAAGTGGTACGAATGAGATTTATGATGCCCATTCGCATAAGGATAGATTCAGAAACACCATACATTCCCAAAAAGAAAAGAAAAAAATAA
- a CDS encoding TonB family protein → MKRYLSMLILFTSFWGGFAQDVEYKTYKPHQIVGIDKITDTLNMLLQDSTFRAEFGDFLNEKKYAVYSFNKAGFYEFSSLEPFDSKDYSNSQWQNLSFLNQTLDSFEIIFDPNEFLPIDKNKIIEVVAVVKFGKTNQLEIVDKVYVLDKTPLDYSPNDNHFNIEPIPTVGKFKTVKHILNYDDFENLGELIKQINSLFDSNDAVAFIKNEEIFSLIFNIKILGSDFQVIDLKSESINNGNSKIWQGRLTPSLTSKIISKLSKSTLKISKKITDINPDSYQNLTLVLKFDTLNSKFYFDNGTLINEILVNDQSNEIYEWYSVSEKAEFPGGEEQKNKFINENLIVPDSFLSQNGYDGFTVIVAFVIEKDGSITNVEISNFSKRKEIPELDNAAIEVVKKMPKWIPAKQGDVIVRSRMTTVVKFEK, encoded by the coding sequence ATGAAACGATATCTATCAATGCTGATTCTATTTACTTCTTTTTGGGGAGGTTTTGCTCAGGATGTAGAATACAAAACTTATAAACCCCATCAAATAGTAGGAATTGACAAAATTACCGACACTTTAAATATGCTACTTCAGGATTCGACTTTTAGAGCTGAATTTGGAGATTTTTTGAATGAAAAAAAATATGCTGTTTATAGTTTTAATAAGGCTGGTTTCTACGAGTTTTCCAGCTTAGAACCATTTGATTCTAAAGATTACTCAAATTCACAATGGCAGAATCTTTCTTTCCTAAACCAAACCCTAGATTCATTTGAAATAATTTTCGATCCGAATGAATTTTTGCCTATAGATAAAAATAAAATAATTGAGGTTGTGGCTGTTGTTAAATTTGGTAAAACAAATCAATTGGAAATTGTAGATAAAGTTTATGTGCTTGACAAGACACCGCTTGACTATTCTCCAAACGACAATCATTTCAATATTGAACCCATACCTACTGTTGGAAAATTTAAAACGGTCAAACATATTTTGAATTATGACGATTTCGAGAACCTCGGTGAACTAATAAAACAAATCAACTCACTTTTTGATAGTAATGATGCGGTTGCTTTTATTAAAAATGAGGAAATTTTCTCACTTATATTCAATATCAAAATTTTGGGGTCTGATTTTCAAGTAATTGATTTGAAATCAGAAAGTATCAATAATGGAAACTCCAAAATATGGCAGGGAAGATTAACTCCAAGTCTTACCTCAAAAATTATTTCAAAACTGTCGAAAAGCACACTAAAAATATCTAAAAAAATTACGGATATAAATCCTGATTCATACCAAAATCTTACCCTTGTACTAAAATTTGACACTCTGAATAGTAAATTCTATTTTGACAACGGAACATTAATAAACGAGATTTTAGTGAACGACCAATCCAATGAAATTTACGAATGGTACTCCGTTTCTGAAAAAGCTGAATTTCCGGGTGGAGAAGAACAAAAAAATAAGTTCATAAACGAAAATCTAATAGTCCCAGATAGTTTTTTGAGTCAAAATGGTTATGATGGATTTACTGTGATTGTGGCATTTGTAATTGAAAAAGATGGAAGTATCACCAACGTTGAAATATCTAATTTTTCTAAAAGAAAGGAAATTCCTGAGTTAGACAACGCTGCCATTGAGGTTGTTAAAAAAATGCCCAAATGGATTCCAGCAAAACAAGGGGATGTAATCGTGAGGAGTAGAATGACCACGGTTGTTAAATTTGAAAAATAA
- a CDS encoding MATE family efflux transporter, with product MKNFWQNVIDSLKGVERDYTHVPLKSAIVFLAVPMVLEMLMESLFAVVDIYFVSELGDQAVATVGLTESVLTIVYSLGFGISMAATAIVARRIGEKKTEKANKAAAQTMLLGLFVSIIISFVGIVFPAEILELMKAKPETIKNGVSFTRWMIGGNFVILFLFLLNGIFRGAGNAVLALRVLIISNGINIILDPILIHKYGLVGAAYATNIGRATAVATQFYFLFKGSGILKLASYHFKPKLDLIWNIVKVSAGGFGQFVVASASWIFLMRIMSGFGDSSVAGYTFAIRVFVFTILPAWGLANAAATLVGQNLGAKNTDRAEEAVWITARYAAIFLGIVSIFYFAFAPQIIGVFAESSESLKHGIRCMRFLSVSYIFFAYGMVVAQAFNGAGDTKTPTILNFFAFWIIQIPLAYLLTEFLNMNQDGVYIAILTSETLLAIVAIYIFKMGNWKKTEV from the coding sequence ATGAAAAACTTCTGGCAAAATGTAATTGATTCGTTGAAAGGTGTTGAACGCGATTATACTCATGTTCCATTAAAATCAGCGATTGTTTTTTTGGCGGTTCCCATGGTATTGGAAATGCTCATGGAATCCCTTTTTGCTGTAGTTGACATCTATTTTGTGAGCGAACTTGGCGACCAAGCTGTGGCCACTGTTGGCCTCACAGAGTCGGTGCTAACCATTGTTTATTCTTTGGGGTTTGGTATTAGCATGGCAGCCACCGCAATTGTTGCCCGCAGAATAGGTGAGAAAAAAACGGAAAAAGCTAACAAGGCCGCGGCTCAAACCATGCTGTTGGGTTTGTTTGTTTCCATTATCATTTCCTTTGTAGGCATTGTATTTCCTGCCGAAATATTGGAATTAATGAAAGCCAAACCTGAAACCATCAAAAACGGCGTTTCATTTACCCGCTGGATGATTGGTGGAAACTTTGTCATCCTGTTTTTATTTTTGCTAAATGGCATTTTTAGAGGTGCCGGAAACGCGGTTTTAGCCCTGCGAGTTCTTATCATTTCCAATGGAATAAACATAATCCTCGACCCCATTCTAATTCACAAATACGGATTGGTGGGTGCAGCCTACGCCACCAACATTGGCAGGGCAACCGCTGTAGCAACTCAATTCTATTTTTTGTTTAAAGGCAGTGGAATTTTAAAACTTGCCTCATACCATTTTAAACCAAAATTAGACCTGATATGGAACATAGTAAAGGTAAGTGCAGGCGGCTTTGGTCAATTTGTGGTGGCATCCGCCTCATGGATTTTTTTAATGCGAATCATGTCGGGTTTTGGCGACTCATCAGTGGCCGGATATACTTTTGCCATTCGGGTTTTTGTATTTACCATTCTTCCGGCTTGGGGTTTGGCCAATGCAGCAGCAACCCTTGTGGGTCAGAATTTAGGGGCAAAAAATACAGACAGAGCCGAAGAAGCCGTATGGATAACTGCTCGATATGCCGCCATATTTTTAGGGATAGTTTCCATATTTTACTTCGCTTTTGCACCACAAATTATTGGAGTTTTTGCCGAAAGCAGCGAATCGCTCAAACACGGTATTCGTTGTATGAGGTTTTTGAGTGTAAGCTACATTTTCTTTGCCTACGGCATGGTGGTGGCACAGGCATTTAATGGTGCCGGAGACACCAAAACACCAACCATTTTAAACTTCTTTGCATTTTGGATTATCCAAATTCCGTTGGCGTATTTATTAACAGAGTTCCTAAATATGAATCAAGACGGCGTTTATATTGCCATCCTCACCTCCGAAACCTTGCTGGCCATTGTAGCCATTTATATTTTTAAAATGGGAAATTGGAAAAAAACAGAGGTATGA
- a CDS encoding GIY-YIG nuclease family protein translates to MAFVYILKSESLEKFYVGSCINLLERLEEHQSKKYLGSFTTAASDWQLVFKMDNLDYSQARNIEAHIKKMKSKVYIENLIKFPEMTQKLIVRFLEKHQ, encoded by the coding sequence ATGGCATTTGTTTATATTCTTAAATCTGAATCTCTCGAAAAATTTTATGTTGGCAGTTGCATAAACCTCTTGGAGCGATTGGAAGAGCATCAGTCTAAAAAATATCTCGGCTCATTCACAACGGCGGCTTCTGATTGGCAACTTGTTTTTAAAATGGATAATCTGGATTATTCCCAAGCCCGTAATATCGAGGCTCACATCAAAAAAATGAAAAGTAAGGTGTATATTGAAAATCTTATCAAATTCCCCGAAATGACTCAAAAGCTAATTGTGCGATTTTTAGAAAAACACCAATGA
- a CDS encoding GIY-YIG nuclease family protein, whose protein sequence is MAFVYILKSESLEKFYVGSCINLLERLEEHQSKKYLGSFTTAASDWQLVFKMDNLDYSQARNIEAHIKKMKSKVYIENLIKFPEMTQKLIVRFSEKHQ, encoded by the coding sequence ATGGCATTTGTTTATATTCTTAAATCTGAATCTCTCGAAAAATTTTATGTTGGCAGTTGCATAAACCTCTTGGAGCGATTGGAAGAGCATCAGTCTAAAAAATATCTCGGCTCATTCACAACGGCGGCTTCTGATTGGCAACTTGTTTTTAAAATGGATAATCTGGATTATTCCCAAGCCCGTAATATCGAGGCTCACATCAAAAAAATGAAAAGTAAGGTGTATATTGAAAATCTTATCAAATTCCCCGAAATGACTCAAAAGCTAATTGTGCGATTTTCAGAAAAACACCAATGA
- the hscB gene encoding Fe-S protein assembly co-chaperone HscB yields the protein MKNFFEHFGVEVSFLPDLEKIRKRYLQISRENHPDFSVGNSDEDYEQALMATSLNNQAWKTLNDTDERIKYVLDLLNVSLTQEDKLSTSFLMEMMEWNERITDAQMEENMEEIKNISTDFALIETQTNDRLMSKIEAFERSGDKNILTEIKEIYLQRKYILRLRNSIDKFAAL from the coding sequence TTGAAAAATTTCTTCGAACATTTTGGAGTTGAAGTTTCCTTTCTACCTGATTTAGAAAAAATAAGGAAACGATACCTTCAAATTTCGAGAGAAAACCATCCGGATTTTTCGGTGGGAAACAGCGATGAAGATTATGAGCAAGCCTTGATGGCTACTTCCCTCAATAATCAGGCTTGGAAAACACTGAATGATACAGACGAACGGATAAAATACGTCCTCGATTTGTTGAATGTATCCCTAACTCAAGAAGATAAACTATCCACCAGTTTTTTGATGGAAATGATGGAATGGAACGAGCGAATAACAGATGCTCAAATGGAGGAAAATATGGAAGAAATAAAAAATATTTCAACGGATTTTGCACTAATCGAAACACAAACAAATGACCGACTTATGAGCAAAATAGAGGCTTTTGAAAGATCCGGCGACAAAAATATTTTAACCGAAATCAAAGAAATTTATTTACAGCGAAAATATATTTTGCGATTACGAAACTCTATTGATAAATTTGCAGCCCTCTAA